In Equus caballus isolate H_3958 breed thoroughbred chromosome 7, TB-T2T, whole genome shotgun sequence, one DNA window encodes the following:
- the OR7G61 gene encoding olfactory receptor 7G1, which yields MEPRNHTDVSEFLLLGLTDDPEIQSFLFCLFLSMYLVTILGNLLIILTVSSDSHLHTPMYFFLSNLSFTDICISTTTIPKMLLNIQAHNQGITYVGCLTQIGFVLVFGGYENFLLVAMAYDRYVAICQPLLYTVIMNPQLCGLLILLSLFLSIVVALLHSVMVFQLSFCKDLEIPHFFCELAQVLKLACSDTLINNIIINFVTGLFGGISLSGIIFSYTQIVSSILRMPSAEGKLKAFSTCGSHFLVVSLFYGTVFGVYLSSAVTESSRKTAVASMMYIVLPQMMNPFIYSLRNRDMKRALRKFISGISSFLILFHLLRARVSRMKQSDRNPR from the coding sequence ATGGAACCCAGAAATCACACAGATGTTTCAGAATTCCTTCTCCTGGGATTGACAGATGATCCAGAAATTCAGTCCTTCTTATTCTGCCTGTTCCTGTCCATGTATCTGGTCACCATCTTGggaaacctgctcatcatccttactgtcagctctgactcccacctccacaccccaatgtatttctttctctccaatctATCTTTTACTGATATCTGCATAAGCACAACTACAATTCCAAAGATGCTGCTGAACATACAAGCCCATAATCAGGGCATCACTTATGTAGGTTGCCTCACTCAGATTGGCTTTGTCTTGGTGTTTGGTGGATATGAGAATTTTCTCCTTGTAGcaatggcctatgaccgctatgtggccatttgTCAGCCACTGCTGTACACGGTCATCATGAACCCCCAACTCTGCGGCCTGTTGATTCTACTGTCTCTGTTTCTTAGCATTGTGGTTGCCTTGCTCCATAGTGTGATGGTGTTTCAGCTGTCGTTTTGCAAGGACCTGGAAATCCCTCACTTCTTCTGTGAACTTGCTCAGGTCCTCAAGCTTGCTTGTTCTGATACACTCATCAATAACATCATCATAAATTTTGTTACTGGCCTATTTGGTGGTATTTCTCTCTCTGGGATCATTTTCTCTTATACTCAAATTGTCTCTTCCATTTTGAGAATGCCATCAGCAGAGGGGAAGCTTAAAGCTTTTTCCACCTGTGGTTCTCACTTCTTAGTTGTTTCCTTATTCTATGGGACTGTTTTTGGAGTGTATCTTAGTTCTGCAGTTACTGAATCTTCCAGGAAGACTGCGGTGGCTTCAATGATGTACATTGTTCTTCCCCAAATGATGAATCccttcatctacagcctgaggaacaggGACATGAAGAGAGCCTTGAGAAAATTTATCAGTGGAAtatcttcttttctgatattGTTTCATCTACTTAGAGCTAGGGTTTCTAGAATGAAGCAAAGTGATAGGAATCCTAGGTGA